A single window of Aphidius gifuensis isolate YNYX2018 linkage group LG1, ASM1490517v1, whole genome shotgun sequence DNA harbors:
- the LOC122847433 gene encoding dynactin subunit 1 isoform X5, translating to MSVNSVKVGDRVQIKDKDCYGTVAFTGHPSFAAGKWIGVILDEPKGKNNGTVKGQAYFKCAENHGMFVRPIQLKLLDDAGNVMDPTSPPSAINDDSGAARARSRLNNSRLSLAGSRSQLSSPSVENLNVSHIPQLERRESSIGIESGIPLPTTIKRASFVETGFVETLKPHFVPGQAMAGSMSSGIGSNNEEKLSHFQLLSENENLKSQVTDLNEKLETLRVKRMQDKEKLKEYEKTKLQLDQLLEFKSKVMESQGSLQRELQRARQEARDAQQEKGNYQDEMADLAETVEMATLDKEMAEEKAETLQIELDQLKEKLEEKSLDLEILRTEMSERMGGNISTNTTTSYEFKQLEQQNIRLRDTLVKMRDLSAHEKHEFQKLQKDLDQKKSEILELGRTKEKLSARVEEMEHQIADLQEQVDAALGAEEMVEMLGEKKMTLEERVLELEEAVSDLEALQDMSDQLAESSKELELELREELDLALGSVRDAQRHKEAALETLADRETTITKFRELTSQLQEQCLQLQNRVQSSESMQSGGSADQQLAEILDFQKTFAETRAQTKAVDLELRRLETEEARNHVKYLLSFMPPTFMIRGGDNDAILTLLLIPRMTQKTDILISQVRDKYQTIEKIDRSSLLKGHTVDQYTFKSRICGHMYALQTVLGCFESCLNTCSPDNLLKVGAVYPEMLAQEKSLDFFIQLAKKDQLDENVPLEGIEKCSSYFSTMFSVLFGECSVSMSNQAKMVMNGTRTLSCICDAITTEAIGIKCLIDGDYGDIGLLLQHIETNCEVIQQHLNSARRRVPRDQLLSSNIINLGLDNNWSEQFSACYQNSIKITKTLQDLLKSALQTITISGDFDTGIDSSKLKEMAAISTEKIYDTDDLGPVSTIKSSLITLQQLAANLAQKMAECENELAITGQNILPQKTDDNNLISPINIRSQIVKKESEETKILARKLETRDIDVREVKIALREKQEELSEMSLRKELAEKKLATQQHENEMNIEKLKRKLEEAQNQLKRKEKEFEETMDHLQTDIDSLESERGQLKEKLKSYGKKTTPIPGIPSSVNDGINIPTTPGDNTTTSSASINVTSSGQSSHDNRLLVQEISALKEALNNENRLKQKLLSESLKNKLDALDPIPIIAPVKQVDDKIQLLQQKRNKLIKEIHNTIVFPKIPDLTKNNKHSDEIEPPVIEKISPAYEIIKRQLLIKELGKKVEDLNNEICQVKITRTMGGQAPTNFGIFPCPEMASAMREKKQIIAAQINIPYNGPNCVQSVNVGTNELRQLHSLLTY from the exons atgtcagTGAACTCAGTTAAAGTTGGTGACAGAGTCCAAATAAAAGACAAAGATTGTTATGGAACAGTAGCATTTACAGGTCATCCATCATTTGCAGCTGGCAAATGGATTGGAGTAATATTGGATGAaccaaaaggaaaaaataatggtACTGTCAAAGGACAGGCTTATTTTAAG TGTGCTGAAAATCATGGAATGTTTGTACGACCAATACAGCTCAAACTTTTGGATGATGCTGGAAATGTCATGGATCCAACAAGTCCTCCATCTGCTATCAATGATGATAGTGGAGCTGCGAGGGCAAGATCACGTCTTaacaa CTCAAGACTGTCACTTGCTGGCAGTAGAAGTCAGCTGAGTTCACCAAgtgtagaaaatttaaatgtatcacATATACCACAATTAGAAAGAAGAGAATCATCAATTGGTATTGAATCTGGTATTCCTTTaccaacaacaattaaaagagCATCATTTGTTgag ACTGGATTTGTCGAGACTTTAAAGCCACATTTTGTACCTGGACAAGCTATGGCTGGTTCAATGTCATCTGGTATTGGAtcaaataatgaagaaaaactTTCACATTTTCAATTACTttcagaaaatgaaaatttaaaatcacag gtaactgatttaaatgaaaagcTAGAAACTTTACGTGTAAAAAGAATgcaagataaagaaaaattgaaagaatatgaaaaaacaaaacttcAATTAGATCAATTGTTagaatttaaatcaaaagttATGGAAAGTCAAGGAAGTTTACAACGTGAACTTCAACGTGCACGTCAAGAAGCACGTGATGCACAACAAGAAAAAGGTAATTATCAAGATGAAATGGCTGATTTAGCTGAAACAGTTGAAATGGCAACATTAGATAAAGAAATGGCTGAAGAAAAAGCTGAAACATTACAAATTGAGCTTGatcaattgaaagaaaaacttgaagaaaaatcaCTTGACTTAGAAATTCTGCGTACAGAAATGTCTGAAAGAATGGGTggtaatatatcaacaaatacaacaacaagttatgaatttaaacaattagaaCAACAAAATATACGTTTACGTGATACACTTGTTAAAATGCGTGATTTATCAGCTCATGAAAAAcatgaatttcaaaaattacaaaaagatcttgatcaaaaaaaatctgaaataCTTGAACTTGGaagaacaaaagaaaaattatcagcACGTGTTGAAGAAATGGAACATCAAATTGCTGATTTACAAGAACAAGTTGATGCAGCACTTGGTGCTGAAGAAATGGTTGAAATgcttggtgaaaaaaaaatgacattagAAGAACGTGTATTAGAACTTGAAGAAGCTGTTTCTGATCTTGAAGCATTACAAGATATGTCTGATCAACTTGCTGAATCATCAAAAGAATTAGAACTTGAATTACGTGAAGAATTAGATTTAGCATTAGGTTCAGTACGTGATGCACAACGTCATAAAGAAGCAGCATTAGAAACACTTGCTGATCGtgaaacaacaataacaaaatttcGTGAATTAACAAGTCAATTACAAGAACAATGTTTACAGTTACAAAATCGTGTACAATCAAGTGAATCAATGCAATCTGGTGGTTCAGCTGATCAACAGCTAGCTGAAATACTTGATTTCCAAAAAACATTTGCTGAAACACGTGCACAAACAAAAGCTGTTGATTTAGAATTACGTAGACTTGAAACTGAAGAAGCAAGAAatcatgttaaatatttactatcaTTTATGCCACCAACATTTATGATACGTGGTGGTGATAATGATGCAATATTAACTCTATTATTAATACCAAGAATGACACAAAAAACAGATATATTAATATCACAAGTACGTGATAAATatcaaacaattgaaaaaattgatcgTTCATCATTACTAAAAGGACATACAGTTGATCAGTATACATTTAAATCACGTATATGTGGACATATGTATGCATTACAAACAGTATTAGGTTGTTTCGAATCATGCTTAAATACTTGTAGTccagataatttattaaaagttggAGCTGTTTATCCGGAAATGTTGGCACAAGAAAAATCAttagattttttcattcaacttgCTAAAAAAGATCAACTTGATGAAAATGTACCACTAGAAGGTATTGAAAAATgttcatcatatttttcaacaatgttTTCAGTGCTATTTGGTGAGTGTTCTGTGTCAATGTCAAATCAAGCTAAAATGGTTATGAATGGTACGAGAACATTATCATGTATTTGTGATGCAATAACAACTGAAGCAATTGGTATTAAATGTCTTATTGATGGTGATTATGGTGATAttggattattattacaacataTTGAAACAAATTGTGAAGTTATACAACAACATTTAAATTCAGCAAGAAGAAGAGTACCACGTGATCAATTATTAAgtagtaatattattaatcttggtcttgataataattggAGTGAACAATTTTCAGCTTGTtatcaaaattcaattaaaataacaaaaacattacaagatttattaaaatcagcattacaaacaataacaattagtGGTGATTTTGATACTGGTattgattcatcaaaattaaaagaaatggcTGCAATATcaactgaaaaaatatatgatactGATGATCTTGGTCCagtatcaacaattaaatcaagtTTAATAACATTACAACAATTAGCTGCAAATCTTGCACAAAAAATGGCTGAATGTGAAAATGAACTTGCAATAACTGGACAAAATATATTACCACAAAaaactgatgataataatttaatatcaccaataaatattagatcacaaattgttaaaaaagaaTCTGAAGAAACTAAAATACTTGCTAGAAAATTAGAAACAAGAGATATTGATGTACGTGAAGTTAAAATAGCATTACGTGAAAAACAAGAAGAGCTATCAGAAATGTCATTGAGAAAAGAACTTGCTGAGAAAAAATTAGCAACACAACAGcatgaaaatgaaatgaatattgaaaaacTTAAAAGAAAACTTGAAGAAGcacaaaatcaattaaaaagaaaagaaaaagaatttgaAGAAACAATGGATCATTTACAAACAGATATTGATAGTCTTGAATCAGAACGTGgacaattaaaagaaaaattaaaatcatatggaaaaaaaacaacaccaaTACCAGGTATACCATCATCTGTCAATGATGGAATAAATATACCAACAACACCTGGTGAtaatacaacaacatcaaGTGCATCAATAAATGTTACATCATCTGGACAATCAAGTCATGATAATCGTCTTCTTGTACAAGAAATATCAGCTTTAAAAGAagcattaaataatgaaaatcgtttaaaacaaaaattattatctgaatcattaaaaaataaacttgatgcACTTGATCCAATACCAATAATAGCACCAGTTAAAcaagttgatgataaaatacaattattacaacaaaaaagaaataaacttATTAAAGAAATACATAATACAATTGTATTTCCAAAAATACcagatttaacaaaaaataataaacattcagATGAAATTGAACCAccagttattgaaaaaatatcaccagcatatgaaattattaaaagacaattattaattaaagaattaggtaaaaaagttgaagatcttaataatgaaatatgtCAAGTTAAAATAACAAGAACAATGGGTGGACAAGCACCAACTAATTTTGGTATATTTCCATGTCCTGAAATGGCATCAGcaatgagagaaaaaaaacaaataattgctGCACAGATTAATATTCCATACAATGGACCAAATTGTGTGCAATCA
- the LOC122847433 gene encoding dynactin subunit 1 isoform X2 → MSVNSVKVGDRVQIKDKDCYGTVAFTGHPSFAAGKWIGVILDEPKGKNNGTVKGQAYFKCAENHGMFVRPIQLKLLDDAGNVMDPTSPPSAINDDSGAARARSRLNNTSSRRRNEPTASRLSLAGSRSQLSSPSVENLNVSHIPQLERRESSIGIESGIPLPTTIKRASFVEKSPSTSSSPVKKQKAQDDRNNTGFVETLKPHFVPGQAMAGSMSSGIGSNNEEKLSHFQLLSENENLKSQVTDLNEKLETLRVKRMQDKEKLKEYEKTKLQLDQLLEFKSKVMESQGSLQRELQRARQEARDAQQEKGNYQDEMADLAETVEMATLDKEMAEEKAETLQIELDQLKEKLEEKSLDLEILRTEMSERMGGNISTNTTTSYEFKQLEQQNIRLRDTLVKMRDLSAHEKHEFQKLQKDLDQKKSEILELGRTKEKLSARVEEMEHQIADLQEQVDAALGAEEMVEMLGEKKMTLEERVLELEEAVSDLEALQDMSDQLAESSKELELELREELDLALGSVRDAQRHKEAALETLADRETTITKFRELTSQLQEQCLQLQNRVQSSESMQSGGSADQQLAEILDFQKTFAETRAQTKAVDLELRRLETEEARNHVKYLLSFMPPTFMIRGGDNDAILTLLLIPRMTQKTDILISQVRDKYQTIEKIDRSSLLKGHTVDQYTFKSRICGHMYALQTVLGCFESCLNTCSPDNLLKVGAVYPEMLAQEKSLDFFIQLAKKDQLDENVPLEGIEKCSSYFSTMFSVLFGECSVSMSNQAKMVMNGTRTLSCICDAITTEAIGIKCLIDGDYGDIGLLLQHIETNCEVIQQHLNSARRRVPRDQLLSSNIINLGLDNNWSEQFSACYQNSIKITKTLQDLLKSALQTITISGDFDTGIDSSKLKEMAAISTEKIYDTDDLGPVSTIKSSLITLQQLAANLAQKMAECENELAITGQNILPQKTDDNNLISPINIRSQIVKKESEETKILARKLETRDIDVREVKIALREKQEELSEMSLRKELAEKKLATQQHENEMNIEKLKRKLEEAQNQLKRKEKEFEETMDHLQTDIDSLESERGQLKEKLKSYGKKTTPIPGIPSSVNDGINIPTTPGDNTTTSSASINVTSSGQSSHDNRLLVQEISALKEALNNENRLKQKLLSESLKNKLDALDPIPIIAPVKQVDDKIQLLQQKRNKLIKEIHNTIVFPKIPDLTKNNKHSDEIEPPVIEKISPAYEIIKRQLLIKELGKKVEDLNNEICQVKITRTMGGQAPTNFGIFPCPEMASAMREKKQIIAAQINIPYNGPNCVQSVNVGTNELRQLHSLLTY, encoded by the exons atgtcagTGAACTCAGTTAAAGTTGGTGACAGAGTCCAAATAAAAGACAAAGATTGTTATGGAACAGTAGCATTTACAGGTCATCCATCATTTGCAGCTGGCAAATGGATTGGAGTAATATTGGATGAaccaaaaggaaaaaataatggtACTGTCAAAGGACAGGCTTATTTTAAG TGTGCTGAAAATCATGGAATGTTTGTACGACCAATACAGCTCAAACTTTTGGATGATGCTGGAAATGTCATGGATCCAACAAGTCCTCCATCTGCTATCAATGATGATAGTGGAGCTGCGAGGGCAAGATCACGTCTTaacaa CACTAGCAGTCGCAGGAGAAATGAACCTACCGC CTCAAGACTGTCACTTGCTGGCAGTAGAAGTCAGCTGAGTTCACCAAgtgtagaaaatttaaatgtatcacATATACCACAATTAGAAAGAAGAGAATCATCAATTGGTATTGAATCTGGTATTCCTTTaccaacaacaattaaaagagCATCATTTGTTgag AAGTCCCCTAGCACGAGTTCATCTCCCGTCAAAAAGCAAAAGGCTCAAGACGATCGaaataat ACTGGATTTGTCGAGACTTTAAAGCCACATTTTGTACCTGGACAAGCTATGGCTGGTTCAATGTCATCTGGTATTGGAtcaaataatgaagaaaaactTTCACATTTTCAATTACTttcagaaaatgaaaatttaaaatcacag gtaactgatttaaatgaaaagcTAGAAACTTTACGTGTAAAAAGAATgcaagataaagaaaaattgaaagaatatgaaaaaacaaaacttcAATTAGATCAATTGTTagaatttaaatcaaaagttATGGAAAGTCAAGGAAGTTTACAACGTGAACTTCAACGTGCACGTCAAGAAGCACGTGATGCACAACAAGAAAAAGGTAATTATCAAGATGAAATGGCTGATTTAGCTGAAACAGTTGAAATGGCAACATTAGATAAAGAAATGGCTGAAGAAAAAGCTGAAACATTACAAATTGAGCTTGatcaattgaaagaaaaacttgaagaaaaatcaCTTGACTTAGAAATTCTGCGTACAGAAATGTCTGAAAGAATGGGTggtaatatatcaacaaatacaacaacaagttatgaatttaaacaattagaaCAACAAAATATACGTTTACGTGATACACTTGTTAAAATGCGTGATTTATCAGCTCATGAAAAAcatgaatttcaaaaattacaaaaagatcttgatcaaaaaaaatctgaaataCTTGAACTTGGaagaacaaaagaaaaattatcagcACGTGTTGAAGAAATGGAACATCAAATTGCTGATTTACAAGAACAAGTTGATGCAGCACTTGGTGCTGAAGAAATGGTTGAAATgcttggtgaaaaaaaaatgacattagAAGAACGTGTATTAGAACTTGAAGAAGCTGTTTCTGATCTTGAAGCATTACAAGATATGTCTGATCAACTTGCTGAATCATCAAAAGAATTAGAACTTGAATTACGTGAAGAATTAGATTTAGCATTAGGTTCAGTACGTGATGCACAACGTCATAAAGAAGCAGCATTAGAAACACTTGCTGATCGtgaaacaacaataacaaaatttcGTGAATTAACAAGTCAATTACAAGAACAATGTTTACAGTTACAAAATCGTGTACAATCAAGTGAATCAATGCAATCTGGTGGTTCAGCTGATCAACAGCTAGCTGAAATACTTGATTTCCAAAAAACATTTGCTGAAACACGTGCACAAACAAAAGCTGTTGATTTAGAATTACGTAGACTTGAAACTGAAGAAGCAAGAAatcatgttaaatatttactatcaTTTATGCCACCAACATTTATGATACGTGGTGGTGATAATGATGCAATATTAACTCTATTATTAATACCAAGAATGACACAAAAAACAGATATATTAATATCACAAGTACGTGATAAATatcaaacaattgaaaaaattgatcgTTCATCATTACTAAAAGGACATACAGTTGATCAGTATACATTTAAATCACGTATATGTGGACATATGTATGCATTACAAACAGTATTAGGTTGTTTCGAATCATGCTTAAATACTTGTAGTccagataatttattaaaagttggAGCTGTTTATCCGGAAATGTTGGCACAAGAAAAATCAttagattttttcattcaacttgCTAAAAAAGATCAACTTGATGAAAATGTACCACTAGAAGGTATTGAAAAATgttcatcatatttttcaacaatgttTTCAGTGCTATTTGGTGAGTGTTCTGTGTCAATGTCAAATCAAGCTAAAATGGTTATGAATGGTACGAGAACATTATCATGTATTTGTGATGCAATAACAACTGAAGCAATTGGTATTAAATGTCTTATTGATGGTGATTATGGTGATAttggattattattacaacataTTGAAACAAATTGTGAAGTTATACAACAACATTTAAATTCAGCAAGAAGAAGAGTACCACGTGATCAATTATTAAgtagtaatattattaatcttggtcttgataataattggAGTGAACAATTTTCAGCTTGTtatcaaaattcaattaaaataacaaaaacattacaagatttattaaaatcagcattacaaacaataacaattagtGGTGATTTTGATACTGGTattgattcatcaaaattaaaagaaatggcTGCAATATcaactgaaaaaatatatgatactGATGATCTTGGTCCagtatcaacaattaaatcaagtTTAATAACATTACAACAATTAGCTGCAAATCTTGCACAAAAAATGGCTGAATGTGAAAATGAACTTGCAATAACTGGACAAAATATATTACCACAAAaaactgatgataataatttaatatcaccaataaatattagatcacaaattgttaaaaaagaaTCTGAAGAAACTAAAATACTTGCTAGAAAATTAGAAACAAGAGATATTGATGTACGTGAAGTTAAAATAGCATTACGTGAAAAACAAGAAGAGCTATCAGAAATGTCATTGAGAAAAGAACTTGCTGAGAAAAAATTAGCAACACAACAGcatgaaaatgaaatgaatattgaaaaacTTAAAAGAAAACTTGAAGAAGcacaaaatcaattaaaaagaaaagaaaaagaatttgaAGAAACAATGGATCATTTACAAACAGATATTGATAGTCTTGAATCAGAACGTGgacaattaaaagaaaaattaaaatcatatggaaaaaaaacaacaccaaTACCAGGTATACCATCATCTGTCAATGATGGAATAAATATACCAACAACACCTGGTGAtaatacaacaacatcaaGTGCATCAATAAATGTTACATCATCTGGACAATCAAGTCATGATAATCGTCTTCTTGTACAAGAAATATCAGCTTTAAAAGAagcattaaataatgaaaatcgtttaaaacaaaaattattatctgaatcattaaaaaataaacttgatgcACTTGATCCAATACCAATAATAGCACCAGTTAAAcaagttgatgataaaatacaattattacaacaaaaaagaaataaacttATTAAAGAAATACATAATACAATTGTATTTCCAAAAATACcagatttaacaaaaaataataaacattcagATGAAATTGAACCAccagttattgaaaaaatatcaccagcatatgaaattattaaaagacaattattaattaaagaattaggtaaaaaagttgaagatcttaataatgaaatatgtCAAGTTAAAATAACAAGAACAATGGGTGGACAAGCACCAACTAATTTTGGTATATTTCCATGTCCTGAAATGGCATCAGcaatgagagaaaaaaaacaaataattgctGCACAGATTAATATTCCATACAATGGACCAAATTGTGTGCAATCA